The sequence ACGTCCGTCATTTCATTGCCTCGTTCTCCACAGCCTATATAAACAATTATTTGTGCATCTGCCCATTTGGCCAACTGATGCTGTATAACTGTTTTACCTGAACCAAAAGGACCAGGCACACAAGCTGTTCCACCTCTGGCAATAGGAAACAAAGTATCAATGACACGCTGTCCTGTCGTAAGTGGGACCTCAGGAGCTAGCCTTTTGATTACTGGTCTCGGCTGACGTACTGGCCATCTCTGCAAGAGTTTAATATCGTAATCTTTACCCTTTGAATCAGTTACAACAGCAATGACTTCTTCAACGGTAAAATCTCCCTGCTTGATGTTTTTTATTTTTCCAACGATTCCGTGTGGAATCATAATTTTGTGATCCACCAATTCTGTTTCAGCAACAGAACCAATAATATCACCTGCAACAACTTCAGTCCCTACTTCTACTGATGGAACAAAGCCCCATTTTTTTGTCCTATTTACTGCAGGAACATTAATACCACGCAATATATAAGGACTTTTTGCTTCATTCTGGATAGCTTCCAGTGGACGTTGTATCCCATCAAAAAACTCTTCAATAAGTCCAGGTGCGAGCTCTACGCTAAGTGGCTCTCCTGTGCTTACAACCGGTTCTCCAGGGGTAAGGCCTGAAGTTTCTTCATAAACCTGCACGGATGCAGTATCATCTTTTAGTTCAATTATTTCACCGACAAGTCCTGCATTACCAACTCTTACAACGTCAAACATGCAGGCTCCGGCCATGTCTTTAGCGATAACAAGAGGTCCGGAAATTTTTGCGATGAAACCTGTAACGGCGTTTGGTATAGCCAATTACATCGCCTCCATCTTTTTCATTTAACTCCAAAGATATCCATGCCTACAGCACGTTCAACATTTTGTCTTATTGAAGCGAGCCCTATGCCTATGGATCCTCTTTGGTTGGGAACGGGTATTATTGAAATATCATTAAATTCGCTTATCTCTTTTATTGCTTCATGGTTATCTTTATATATTGATTCTTCTACGAAGAGTACCGCAAAGTTCTGTCGTGCTATTTTATCAATTAGCATAACTATTGCATCACGGCTCTCCTCATTGATAGTAGTATCATCAAGACCAATAGATTTAAAGGGTAGCATGCTGTCATAACTTCCAAGGGCAGCCATAGACATTTTATTCACTTTAGACATTACGCAGCAACCTCCTCAATTGTTCTTTATTTCCACCACTGGTCTTTGCAACCAAAATCATACGTACATTTTTTACTTCCATTTCCTTGTCCCAAAGATACGCCAATATATTCTCAGGGGCATTATATGAATAGCGACTTGCGGCAAGCTTGTGCGTATAATAGTCATCCAAAACCTTTTCAAGAGACAGTATTAAATCGGAGAATGTGCCGCCAGCATCGATGCTATTGATTGTTAGACCATATTCCGTATACTCAAAGAACCTCTTCCAACTTTCAAAAGGCTCATTTATGAGTGCAACAAGTGAATTAACGTCAATCTTCCCACCTAAATGCATAAACAATAGAGCGTTTGATGCATCATAATTAAAACGCTTTAACCTTAGAAGAGCTCTTATGTTTTCTCCGTCTATTCTGCTTCGTATCCAGCTTAAGGTTTCTGGCATATCAAGCTCTTTAGCCGTCTCTAACATAACTTGATACATCCTATCATCCAACAAACGCTCGACATCTAAGATATTGTTAGTTTGCTCCCAAATAGCTATACATTTTGGCAATAAATTATTGAGGTCAAATGGAAGAAATTTGTATTCTTCCAGTTCAATATCATTGATTAAGCTCTCTACTGAGAAAGAACCAAGCGAAGTGAGAAAGTCCCACCTCTTCTGACCACCTTTTTCAACATTAAAAGCACTTTTAATCAATACTTTTACATTATGAAAATCATATTGATAACGAAGC comes from Synergistaceae bacterium and encodes:
- a CDS encoding V-type ATP synthase subunit F, yielding MSKVNKMSMAALGSYDSMLPFKSIGLDDTTINEESRDAIVMLIDKIARQNFAVLFVEESIYKDNHEAIKEISEFNDISIIPVPNQRGSIGIGLASIRQNVERAVGMDIFGVK
- a CDS encoding V-type ATPase subunit gives rise to the protein MSQHDAYGYAVARIRAMEHQLLDSSVLQRMIDAEDLETAFKILGETSYSTTLTLNSGVYDFDKLLESELKSKYSEIESFIPEKRLIDLLRYQYDFHNVKVLIKSAFNVEKGGQKRWDFLTSLGSFSVESLINDIELEEYKFLPFDLNNLLPKCIAIWEQTNNILDVERLLDDRMYQVMLETAKELDMPETLSWIRSRIDGENIRALLRLKRFNYDASNALLFMHLGGKIDVNSLVALINEPFESWKRFFEYTEYGLTINSIDAGGTFSDLILSLEKVLDDYYTHKLAASRYSYNAPENILAYLWDKEMEVKNVRMILVAKTSGGNKEQLRRLLRNV